In Nostoc sp. GT001, a genomic segment contains:
- a CDS encoding response regulator has protein sequence MSFIMQTSGTLTGLDILVVEDDDDTRFFITTVLEMDGATVIAVISAADARNVLSELQPDVLISDIGLPGEDGYTFISKFRALKPNNCGRVPAIALTAFADSEARIRALEAGFDTHISKPVAPEELVEIVANLVASCHW, from the coding sequence ATGTCATTTATTATGCAAACTTCTGGAACTCTTACTGGTTTAGATATCTTGGTAGTTGAGGATGATGATGATACTCGCTTTTTTATCACTACTGTCTTGGAAATGGATGGAGCAACAGTTATAGCAGTGATATCAGCAGCAGATGCACGTAATGTATTGTCTGAATTGCAACCCGATGTTTTAATTAGTGATATTGGGTTGCCTGGGGAGGATGGCTACACTTTCATCTCCAAATTCCGGGCGCTTAAACCAAATAATTGTGGACGAGTCCCGGCTATTGCTTTAACAGCCTTTGCTGATAGTGAGGCTCGTATCCGTGCCTTGGAAGCTGGCTTTGACACTCATATATCTAAACCGGTCGCTCCAGAAGAACTAGTTGAGATAGTGGCTAATTTGGTTGCTTCTTGTCATTGGTAA
- a CDS encoding DUF6335 family protein, giving the protein MAEKNHNDKVKSNDLPQEITESYGTGVKDLPGYNIGGRSMQDERDEYTETSPKLTGGDVDAYWQDADAVGDEAVGGSTSTPDQNVTEDLEAAVGLKMADSEFLHTNDILEDRDGDRWELDPKSSEDYQDR; this is encoded by the coding sequence ATGGCAGAAAAAAATCATAATGACAAAGTTAAAAGTAATGATTTGCCACAAGAGATTACCGAATCCTACGGTACTGGTGTAAAAGACTTGCCAGGATACAATATTGGCGGACGCTCCATGCAGGATGAAAGAGACGAGTACACAGAAACTAGTCCGAAACTGACTGGTGGGGATGTTGATGCTTATTGGCAAGATGCAGATGCAGTTGGAGATGAAGCTGTTGGTGGTAGTACTTCCACTCCCGATCAAAATGTCACAGAGGACTTAGAAGCCGCAGTAGGGCTAAAAATGGCTGATTCTGAGTTTCTGCATACCAACGATATTTTAGAGGATCGTGATGGCGATCGCTGGGAGTTAGATCCAAAGTCTTCTGAAGATTATCAAGACCGATGA
- a CDS encoding DJ-1/PfpI/YhbO family deglycase/protease, with protein sequence MTEHNNHSGKKKVAILIEQAVEDAEFTVPYNGFKQAGMEVVVLGSRMNEKYKGKQGKVSIQADGTTTEAIAAEFDAVVIPGGMAPDKMRRNLNTVRFVQEAIQQGKLVAAVCHGPQVLIEGDLLEGKQVTGFSAIAKDITNAGANYLDQPLVVDGNLITSREPGDLAIFTTAILSRLGYGGKDAALPNEKDTSAEWWKLADAWGGSTKGDISRGLNTALAGEVYSQEAFMKYLHKASDSEVNSVFQEIISNKQRHIDKLETYLQLLGEKPSLGANIANQYAKVKTALTGSDDIYQLRSALGDVQTGIGDIGNLSVMFTDPVTTAIFKEIYQDLLKSEQQLVELYRARITAQVQPPKPTTGAAISM encoded by the coding sequence ATGACTGAACATAACAATCACTCTGGTAAGAAAAAAGTTGCTATCCTCATTGAACAAGCAGTAGAGGATGCAGAATTTACAGTTCCATATAATGGATTCAAACAAGCAGGAATGGAGGTAGTAGTCCTTGGTTCCCGAATGAATGAAAAATATAAGGGTAAACAAGGCAAAGTTAGCATACAAGCCGATGGTACTACAACAGAGGCGATCGCAGCCGAATTTGATGCAGTCGTGATTCCCGGCGGTATGGCTCCTGACAAAATGCGACGGAACCTTAATACAGTACGTTTCGTACAAGAGGCTATCCAACAAGGAAAATTAGTCGCTGCTGTTTGTCACGGGCCACAAGTTTTGATTGAAGGCGACTTGCTCGAAGGCAAACAAGTCACTGGGTTTAGCGCTATTGCCAAGGATATAACTAACGCTGGTGCAAATTATTTAGATCAGCCATTGGTAGTTGACGGGAATTTGATTACATCTCGCGAACCTGGAGACTTGGCAATTTTCACCACAGCTATTTTGAGCCGTTTGGGTTATGGTGGCAAAGATGCTGCATTGCCAAATGAAAAAGACACAAGTGCTGAATGGTGGAAACTAGCTGATGCTTGGGGTGGTTCAACTAAAGGCGATATTAGCAGAGGTTTAAATACTGCTCTTGCTGGTGAAGTTTATTCGCAAGAAGCATTTATGAAGTACTTGCACAAGGCATCAGATAGCGAAGTAAACTCAGTTTTTCAAGAAATAATTTCTAATAAACAGCGCCATATTGACAAACTGGAAACCTATCTTCAGTTATTGGGCGAAAAACCTTCTTTAGGTGCAAATATTGCGAATCAGTATGCCAAGGTGAAAACTGCCTTAACTGGAAGTGATGACATATATCAGTTACGTTCTGCTTTAGGTGATGTACAAACTGGTATCGGCGATATTGGCAATTTGTCTGTGATGTTTACCGACCCAGTAACAACTGCTATTTTCAAAGAAATTTACCAAGATTTATTGAAATCCGAACAGCAATTAGTAGAGTTGTATCGAGCGCGGATAACCGCTCAGGTTCAGCCTCCTAAGCCGACTACAGGCGCAGCTATATCAATGTAA
- a CDS encoding SRPBCC family protein — MTSTSGDKLTNSQGEASEVERWASLIGGGAMVLMGLKQGSLRGALTALAGGGLIYQGATKQSTIQQAQEAIGINQPIKVEKTVTINKSAEELYRFWHNFENLPTFMKHLKSVKVYNEKRSHWIANAPLGNSVEWDADILEDRENEFISWASVEGADVDNSGFVRFKEAPGGRGTEVKIVLEYNPPGGALAATVAKLFGEEPEQQIGDELRRFKMLMEAGEIATTEGQSSGRK; from the coding sequence GTGACTTCGACATCAGGCGATAAACTTACTAATAGTCAGGGTGAAGCTAGTGAAGTAGAGCGTTGGGCATCTCTCATCGGTGGCGGTGCTATGGTGCTGATGGGTTTAAAACAAGGTTCTTTGCGGGGAGCGCTGACGGCTTTGGCTGGTGGTGGTTTGATTTATCAAGGTGCAACGAAACAAAGCACAATCCAGCAAGCACAGGAAGCAATCGGGATAAACCAACCCATTAAAGTTGAAAAGACGGTAACAATTAATAAATCAGCAGAAGAATTGTATCGTTTTTGGCATAACTTTGAGAATTTGCCCACCTTTATGAAGCATCTCAAGTCAGTAAAGGTGTATAACGAAAAACGTTCTCATTGGATTGCCAATGCACCCTTGGGTAACAGCGTGGAATGGGATGCAGATATTCTCGAAGACCGGGAAAATGAGTTTATTTCTTGGGCTTCTGTAGAAGGTGCAGACGTTGATAATTCTGGTTTTGTCCGCTTTAAAGAAGCACCAGGCGGTCGCGGCACAGAAGTAAAGATTGTCTTGGAGTATAACCCACCAGGTGGAGCATTAGCAGCTACCGTAGCTAAACTTTTTGGTGAAGAACCAGAACAGCAGATTGGTGATGAATTGCGTCGCTTCAAGATGCTAATGGAAGCAGGTGAAATTGCCACCACCGAAGGTCAATCAAGTGGACGCAAGTAG